A genomic window from Streptomyces mirabilis includes:
- a CDS encoding response regulator transcription factor, with protein sequence MTRVLLAEDDASISEPLARALRREGYEVEVREDGPTALDAGMQGGVDLVVLDLGLPGMDGLEVARRLRAEGHTVPILILTARADEVDTVVGLDAGADDYVTKPFRLAELLARVRALLRRGAAEPQQPPATHGVRIDVESHRAWMGDEELQLTAKEFDLLRVLVRDAGRVVTRDQLMREVWDTTWWSSTKTLDMHISWLRKKLGDDAANPRYIATVRGVGFRFEKS encoded by the coding sequence ATGACCCGTGTACTGCTCGCCGAGGACGACGCGTCCATCTCGGAGCCATTGGCCCGCGCCCTGCGCCGGGAGGGTTACGAGGTCGAAGTGCGCGAGGACGGACCCACCGCGCTCGACGCCGGAATGCAGGGCGGCGTCGACCTGGTCGTCCTGGACCTGGGCCTGCCCGGTATGGACGGCCTCGAAGTGGCCCGCCGCCTCCGTGCCGAAGGCCACACCGTCCCCATCCTCATCCTGACCGCGCGCGCCGACGAGGTGGACACCGTCGTCGGTCTCGACGCGGGCGCCGACGACTACGTCACCAAGCCCTTCCGCCTTGCCGAACTGCTCGCCCGTGTCCGGGCCCTCCTGCGGCGCGGCGCCGCGGAGCCGCAGCAGCCGCCCGCCACGCACGGGGTGCGCATCGACGTCGAGTCGCACCGGGCCTGGATGGGTGACGAGGAACTCCAGCTCACGGCGAAGGAGTTCGACCTGCTGCGGGTCCTCGTCCGCGATGCCGGCCGGGTCGTCACGCGTGACCAGCTGATGCGCGAGGTCTGGGACACCACGTGGTGGTCGTCCACCAAGACCCTCGACATGCACATCTCGTGGCTCCGCAAGAAGCTCGGCGACGACGCGGCGAACCCCCGCTACATCGCGACGGTACGAGGAGTCGGCTTCCGCTTCGAAAAGAGCTGA
- a CDS encoding oligopeptide:H+ symporter, which yields MASSLTKDSVTPGTPGSERTFFGHPRGLATLFMTEMWERFSYYGMKALLPLYLVAPGGLHLSAATATAIYSVYLSLVYLLALPGGWFADRVLGPRKTVAVAGVIIMLGHLTLALPSSGTFYGGLGLVAIGSGLLKANISTMVGHLYDGPDDPRRDGGFTLFYIGINVGAFAAPLVIGTVGENVNWHLGFALAALGMALGLAQYLLGGRHLNPRSHEVPTPLSAAEKAATLRKSALWAAVAVVFYCIVGFSGHYTLNWLLVPITIAGLIIPVMVIARIKRDKDLDRAEQSKMSAYIWFFVAAAVFWMIYDQGGSTMSIFADSSAENTIFGWEFPVSWYQSVNPVMIMALAPVFAWAWLALNKRGKEPSTATKFASGLILIGASFFLFLAPLTIAEGGHKAAAMWLVAIYFVQTVGELTLSPVGLSVTTKMAPAKYASQMMGVWFLAVTAGDATTGLLSIANVDLNKTGIVALEATLAVIAGVAVWMYRKKVKVLMGDVH from the coding sequence ATGGCGTCCAGCCTGACGAAGGACTCGGTGACTCCGGGCACCCCCGGTTCCGAGAGGACCTTCTTCGGCCACCCCCGCGGACTGGCCACTCTCTTCATGACCGAGATGTGGGAGCGATTCTCCTACTACGGCATGAAGGCTCTGCTCCCGCTGTACCTGGTGGCACCGGGCGGCCTGCACCTGAGCGCGGCCACCGCGACCGCGATCTACTCGGTGTACCTGTCGCTGGTGTACCTGCTCGCCCTGCCGGGTGGCTGGTTCGCCGACCGTGTCCTCGGCCCCCGCAAGACGGTCGCCGTCGCGGGCGTCATCATCATGCTGGGCCACCTCACGCTGGCCCTGCCGTCGTCCGGCACGTTCTACGGCGGCCTCGGACTCGTCGCGATCGGCTCCGGTCTGCTGAAGGCCAACATCTCCACGATGGTCGGTCACCTCTACGACGGTCCGGACGACCCGCGCCGTGACGGTGGCTTCACGCTCTTCTACATCGGCATCAACGTCGGCGCCTTCGCCGCTCCGCTGGTCATCGGCACCGTCGGCGAGAACGTCAACTGGCACCTGGGCTTCGCGCTCGCCGCGCTCGGCATGGCGCTGGGTCTGGCCCAGTACCTGCTCGGCGGCCGTCACCTGAACCCGCGCTCGCACGAGGTCCCCACGCCGCTGTCGGCCGCGGAGAAGGCCGCGACGCTGCGCAAGTCCGCGCTGTGGGCGGCCGTCGCGGTGGTCTTCTACTGCATCGTCGGCTTCTCGGGTCACTACACCCTGAACTGGCTGCTGGTCCCGATCACCATCGCCGGTCTGATCATCCCGGTCATGGTCATCGCGCGCATCAAGCGGGACAAGGACCTCGACCGCGCCGAGCAGTCGAAGATGTCCGCGTACATCTGGTTCTTCGTCGCCGCGGCCGTCTTCTGGATGATCTACGACCAGGGCGGCTCGACCATGTCGATCTTCGCCGACTCCTCCGCCGAGAACACGATCTTCGGCTGGGAGTTCCCGGTCTCCTGGTACCAGTCCGTCAACCCGGTCATGATCATGGCGCTCGCGCCGGTGTTCGCCTGGGCGTGGCTGGCGCTGAACAAGCGCGGCAAGGAGCCGAGCACGGCGACCAAGTTCGCTTCGGGTCTGATCCTGATCGGTGCCTCGTTCTTCCTGTTCCTTGCGCCGCTGACGATCGCCGAGGGTGGTCACAAGGCGGCCGCGATGTGGCTGGTCGCGATCTACTTCGTGCAGACCGTCGGTGAGCTGACGCTCTCGCCGGTCGGCCTCTCCGTCACCACGAAGATGGCTCCCGCGAAGTACGCCTCCCAGATGATGGGTGTCTGGTTCCTGGCCGTCACCGCCGGTGACGCCACGACGGGTCTGCTGTCCATCGCCAACGTCGACCTCAACAAGACGGGCATCGTCGCCCTGGAGGCCACGCTCGCCGTGATCGCCGGTGTCGCGGTCTGGATGTACCGCAAGAAGGTCAAGGTCCTGATGGGCGACGTCCACTGA
- a CDS encoding DUF397 domain-containing protein gives MRSVDLTAVTWRKSSYSNPDGGQCLEVVDNLPTPSPLVPVRDSKNPHGPALVLPAAAWASFVTAVRRDELPGA, from the coding sequence ATGCGATCCGTCGACCTGACAGCCGTGACATGGCGCAAGAGCAGCTACAGCAACCCGGACGGCGGCCAGTGCCTCGAAGTCGTCGACAACCTCCCCACCCCCAGCCCGCTCGTCCCCGTCCGCGACTCCAAGAACCCCCACGGGCCCGCCCTCGTACTCCCGGCGGCGGCCTGGGCGTCCTTCGTCACGGCCGTACGACGTGACGAGCTGCCCGGCGCCTGA
- a CDS encoding CysS/YqeB C-terminal domain-containing protein: MTARTAVAAPRPPSGAGCDVCAALLAQRTAAREAGRTGEVAECDRELRAHGGHGEGRTP; the protein is encoded by the coding sequence GTGACCGCGCGTACGGCAGTGGCGGCGCCCAGGCCCCCGTCCGGCGCCGGCTGCGACGTGTGCGCGGCGCTGCTCGCCCAGCGGACGGCCGCGAGGGAGGCCGGCCGCACGGGCGAGGTCGCCGAATGCGACCGGGAGTTGCGGGCGCACGGCGGACACGGAGAGGGGCGTACGCCATGA
- a CDS encoding LPXTG cell wall anchor domain-containing protein, giving the protein MSYRTYQKRTAALAFAAALAGSAVLMAAPVAEASVVNVNYQCKTPIGDKSAVSPIDIKSVKSGNGYKLTMSWQKGVSSSPVELGKGAMSPSAVIKVGGADSGTVAVSGPANAAAIPANTPIKISDLSGTYTPEKTGKVTFTAGVLTIKALGTTTTCTPTNNPGPSLTLDVTAAGGGSGSGGSSGSSSSGGSTGTDSGGRLPQTGPADSAIALGTFGGTVLLAGAAGTLWLTRRHQTTRR; this is encoded by the coding sequence GTGTCGTACCGGACGTACCAGAAACGAACCGCCGCGCTCGCGTTCGCCGCGGCCCTGGCCGGCTCGGCGGTGCTGATGGCCGCCCCCGTCGCCGAGGCCAGCGTGGTGAACGTCAACTACCAGTGCAAGACGCCGATCGGCGACAAGAGCGCCGTCTCGCCCATCGACATCAAGAGCGTCAAGAGCGGCAACGGCTACAAACTCACCATGTCCTGGCAGAAGGGCGTCTCGTCCAGCCCGGTGGAGCTCGGCAAGGGCGCGATGAGCCCGAGCGCCGTGATCAAGGTGGGCGGCGCGGACAGCGGCACGGTGGCCGTGAGCGGCCCCGCCAACGCGGCCGCGATCCCCGCCAACACCCCCATCAAAATCAGTGACTTGTCGGGTACGTACACGCCGGAGAAGACCGGCAAGGTCACCTTCACCGCGGGCGTGCTCACGATCAAGGCGCTCGGCACGACGACCACCTGCACCCCCACGAACAACCCCGGGCCGTCGCTGACCCTCGACGTCACGGCGGCGGGCGGTGGCTCTGGAAGCGGCGGATCCAGCGGATCCAGCAGCTCGGGCGGCTCGACCGGCACCGACTCCGGCGGCCGGCTCCCGCAGACCGGCCCCGCCGACTCGGCGATCGCCCTCGGCACGTTCGGCGGCACGGTGCTGCTCGCGGGCGCGGCGGGCACGCTGTGGCTGACCCGCAGGCATCAGACGACCCGCCGCTGA
- a CDS encoding ATP-binding protein, with translation MSTTRPYSPGDRGPESGDGGASGAPGGGGLAVPSGGRQARRLSFDGESGVVPLARDFARQALHAWGWLPAESADRRAAAEDVLLVVSELVTNACLHAEGPDELRISCDNKVLRVEVSDRGAGQPAPRTPHRAGRPGGHGMFIVQRLCLDWGVVRTPGATGKTVWAELGAPA, from the coding sequence ATGAGCACCACCCGGCCTTACTCGCCGGGCGACCGCGGCCCGGAGTCGGGCGACGGCGGCGCTTCCGGGGCGCCTGGGGGCGGCGGCCTGGCCGTCCCGTCCGGGGGGCGTCAGGCCCGCAGACTGAGCTTCGACGGCGAGAGCGGCGTCGTGCCGCTGGCCCGCGACTTCGCGCGCCAGGCGCTGCACGCGTGGGGCTGGCTGCCCGCCGAGAGCGCCGACCGGCGGGCAGCCGCCGAGGACGTCCTGCTGGTCGTCTCCGAACTCGTCACCAACGCCTGCCTGCATGCCGAGGGCCCGGACGAGCTCCGGATCTCCTGCGACAACAAGGTGTTGCGCGTCGAGGTCTCCGACCGTGGCGCGGGCCAGCCCGCCCCGCGCACCCCGCACCGCGCCGGCCGCCCCGGCGGCCACGGCATGTTCATCGTGCAGCGGCTGTGTCTGGACTGGGGAGTCGTGCGCACTCCGGGGGCCACCGGCAAGACGGTGTGGGCGGAACTCGGGGCGCCCGCGTAG